ATGAAATGAAGAAAAACTTTCTAGGCAATACCGGAATCGAAGTAACAGAACTTTGTTTTGGCGCCCTTCCCATGGGACCACTGCAAAAAAATATGGACCTGGAATCCTGCACGGAAGTAGTGGCTTATGCTTTTAAAAAAGGCATAAATTTCGTGGATACTGCCCAGATGTACAGGACCTACGATCCAATCAGGGAAGCGGTAAAGCTCACAGGAATAAACCCCGTAATCTCAACCAAATCTACCGCGTCATCCTACGAAGAAATGGAAAAGGCCATCGATGAAGCTTTAAAATCCCTTGACAGAAACTACATAGATATCTTTTTCATGCACGCAGCAAGGGTAGACGTGGATGTCTTCGAAGTGAGAAAAGGAGCCTTAAAATGCTTGCTGGAATACAAAGCCAGGGGATATATAAAAGCTGTGGGAATTTCTACCCACAACGTCAAGGTAGTGGAACTCGCATCATCCCGGGACGATATGGACGTAATATTTCCGCTAATAAATTACAAAGGCGTAGGCATATTGGGTGGAAGCGTGGATGATATGAAATTGGCTATTGAAAAGGCTGCTGAATCCGGGAAAGGTATCCTGATCATGAAGGCCCTTGGTGGCGGTGCACTCTTGAAAGATTATAAAATAGCTATGGATTTTATAAGGAGCCTTAAATGCTATCACTCCATTGCCGTGGGAATGGTAAGCAAGGAAGAAGTAGATTTCAACGTTAATTACTTCAACGAAATTTACGAAGATGAAAAGCTGCCTGTCTTCGGAAATGAGCAAAAAAAATTCTTGGTAATGGAATTCCTCTGCAAGGGTTGTAAATCCTGCGTCGAGACATGCCCAAATTTAGCAATAGAATACGACGAAGAAAGGAAAAAAGCCAGGATAAACCAGGAAAGGTGCCTTACCTGCGGTTATTGCACCGCTTCCTGTCCGGAATTTGCAATAAGGGTGGCATGAAAGAGGAGGTCAATTTTCCCTATACAAAGCTAAACAATCTATAGCTTTGTTAGGCACTCATTGTGCAGACCCCAACAAAAGATGTGTCGTTGGAGCCGACGGCCACCTCCATCACCGTCTGGCCAGCCCGGTACCCCATCATGGGGAGACCCACATCCCCCCGGTTTGGGCCTCTGGCTGCCGGGCTGCTTCCCGGCGTTTTCCGTCCCTCGGGCCCTGGCCCTAAGGCACATACCGGGAAGGGTGAGTTACCCCGCTTACCCGCCACCCCTTAACCCCCACCACAGGGTGTTGCCAGA
This region of Caldanaerovirga acetigignens genomic DNA includes:
- a CDS encoding aldo/keto reductase, with product MKKNFLGNTGIEVTELCFGALPMGPLQKNMDLESCTEVVAYAFKKGINFVDTAQMYRTYDPIREAVKLTGINPVISTKSTASSYEEMEKAIDEALKSLDRNYIDIFFMHAARVDVDVFEVRKGALKCLLEYKARGYIKAVGISTHNVKVVELASSRDDMDVIFPLINYKGVGILGGSVDDMKLAIEKAAESGKGILIMKALGGGALLKDYKIAMDFIRSLKCYHSIAVGMVSKEEVDFNVNYFNEIYEDEKLPVFGNEQKKFLVMEFLCKGCKSCVETCPNLAIEYDEERKKARINQERCLTCGYCTASCPEFAIRVA